ATTTCAATGCAGGTAAATCGATTCTGAATAATGTAACTACCGCCTTTGTATGGAGCaaagttttattttcataaactcCAGATTAGGCGAAAGATAGTGAtagttttcttttgaaaaaagtCTACATTTACTTCGGAATATGGTACATAAGATATCGTTTATGGTCCCAATTGAACTTCAGAAGGCTtataaaacatgttttttttagttttatcatAGTTTTTTCTAAACTTCGACGAGAGAATATAACTGAATGAACTGGTAATTCAACCTTATAAATAAATTGCGATGATTTTTTTGTGTTATGTTTAAGCAAAATCACCTATCGGGCTGCAATTAGTAAAAAATTGCTTCCGAAAACGACAAAGTTGTTGCGTTATGTAAAAAGTTGTGTGGATAAGGACTTCCAATCTGTTTTTACCTGTAAGTGAAACGACGTACCAGACCATCATCAACTCTAATTTCTTCAAAAGAACCGTCGTCATCGCAGCCACAGGAAAGAAGATTACAACAGGCAAACGGTTCGTCGCAATCCAGGCCTAGGCGGACAATAAGAAAACCAATAAGAGCTCTTGACTCACCACCAAAAGCAGCAAGCGATAGATCCAACTCTTCAAGACGAAGCAATGGTATGTAACTTGCATTTCAAATACTTTCTGATATCTCATATGTGCCAAACCAGTGTGATTATATTTGCTTGTTCATTACCTTTTTGTAAATATGTGTTTCAAAACTCCTATATTTTGTCCCTTTTCTCACCCATAAACTAGATTAGGTTTTGTTTTGCAGTAAATACGTTAGAATCAAGTAAATAAGATATGAATCGACAGAGCAAAAGTAATCCAGATATCAtcacgaaaataaaatattgagaaGTTCGCTGTTTAATCTTGTACTGTTATACTACCATCTCATCGTTTTTTTAAACTTGTTTTTGGAAAGTTGCACCTTAAAACAACTTGTCATCATATAAATGCACAACTATTGCTATATTATTCAATAAACAGTGAGTTAAAGTTGGATACTTTATTATTTCGTTTCAGCGAGCGATAGCAGTAGATCGTCAGTGGTGCCAAGGAAACGACCAAATACTCAAGAATCTGCTACACTTCTGCCCAAAAGAACCCGTCTTATCCGGAGTCTTCGGGTTGGTTATTTAGCATTCAGTATCTGTAAATGTTCATGGAATAATTTTCTATTCATTCAAGTTCCCTTTAATGGAATATTAAGTAAGTTCAGGAGGATTCGTAGCTAACTTGTTGTGCTTCGGGCTTTCTTTCTTCTCGATACATCGAACCTCTTAATCTAAATAATTTACAagaatattgtgatttttaattaaataggGCTTTTCGCGCACTCTTTGCTGTATTATAAGACCTGGCGAATTAAGAGATCTGTTAATCGTAGAGATTTTATTGTAGATGACCATACATGGCCACATGGGCATACTCTGAATATTGAGATTCGTCAAATTATTAAGTTATAAGAAGTCGAAAATAGTTTATATCTAACTTGTGCTTAATGTCTCGAGATTTTTACTTGACGTAATTTCCTAGATTATTTCTAGTTCTGGCTCACTCAGACTTCCCCTGCAATGAGTGTTTCCTTATAGTGAGGCACTTTGTACAACGCTCCAGAAGtgagtgtaccaatatggaggtaattttgttcgcctactttacgtcaagttgtgtaaagggactgaaacctatgaccaagggggtttattcacttggctaacacagacagtccccgaacttgtaatagaactaaataaattgaaatcggaataaaatcatggcccaaccctaacctggatacacactacgggagtatcctTTGTACGTACCCTGTAAACAGCGTAATTCCTCTTTAGCAACGACGTGGTCGATCATCTTCACCTGCGCCGACAAGACGATATATCAGACGTCCTCAAGATGTCCAAGTCAGTTTGACGCCGATGTCGTCAAAAGCTTTGAGTAATTTCTTAGATACACAAAAACGAGGGAATTTTGGAACACGTAATGGAATTTGCACCAGTCCCCCTTCAACAGACCACGAATACATCAAGCCTCGGCATCAAACGTTTGAATATTCTTGGCGTAAAAGCCGTGACGTCAGCCCATCATCAAGCGGAAGCGAAGACTCGAAATCTGAAGGTGACGTCATAATTGATACAAAATGCGCCGAAGTTCCTCGCAGCGCCGAAAGCAAATCTAAAGCTACAGGCTTCACTTTGAAGCCAAATTCTGTTAAATATGAAGATATATTGGATAGGAAATTCTCTTTAAGAGGAAGCCTTTCCAAACACGAGAACGTTCAAATATTGAAGCGAGGACATTGTACTGAGATTATTCTGACAAACGAAGCAAGGAAAAATACGGTCACTCCAGAGGTAGGAAATATTTTACCTATTACTTTGAGTTTGTTAATGGATTATTTAGATTTAAAGTAGTTAGAAGGTCTACTTATTGGTTAAATTTCTCGTTCTTACTTACTTGGTGTTTTGAAAACCTGACGTGAGAATAATTATATAAAGTTAGGGCATCACAATTCTTAACCAATCATAAACTATACCAAACTACAATCAGAAAACGAATTACAAATAGTACATTTTATAAGTTGCTATTGCAAAGATCCTTCGTTACATCGTaataaaaattatcgttttaatTGAGTAATTGCTCTAATTggcatataatattattatatcttATCATAAATAGGCGCAGTCGATGTAGGCGAAACGGTGTTATTTGGCGACGTTTCGAATTCCTTTCCAGAAAAGCTTATCAGGTCCTTAAATTTTTATGATATGTGACCCGGTTTCAATAACAGTCAACACCTATTTACTATGAGTAGCTTTGCTTTTAACAAGTTCCCATCAGTTGTTTTAACAACCGTTCCCTTGAACTGGTTGATCATTTTATATCTCCAATACTCGGTGACAAACATGCGCCGGTTATATAACGTATAACACCTTGGCGAAATTAGGAGTAAACGATTTCTTCTTTAAAATGCAACTATTTAGATTTTGGACGAAATGACACGATTACTGGATTCAGTTGCGGCGAATCCTCGTTCTTCTTTGGTCTTGTTCAGTTCTGTCGGCGATTACTTTTGTACTGggtttgatttaaaatatctcACTGATAGAATCAACACCAATGCCAATGTcttggaattaattaaacactGTGCTGCATCTATAAGGTAAGgggacattttttttttaaatcgcagGTATTTGCGGAGTATTTAATGAACATGCTA
The genomic region above belongs to Styela clava chromosome 13, kaStyClav1.hap1.2, whole genome shotgun sequence and contains:
- the LOC120333004 gene encoding testis-specific chromodomain protein Y 2-like isoform X2 gives rise to the protein MPRDSFFEVERLMNKRKYRNNRVEYLVRWKGYSKKYDTWEPLSNLQSCMDLVQDFNAEPSSSQPQERRLQQANGSSQSRPRRTIRKPIRALDSPPKAASDRSNSSRRSNASDSSRSSVVPRKRPNTQESATLLPKRTRLIRSLRQRRGRSSSPAPTRRYIRRPQDVQVSLTPMSSKALSNFLDTQKRGNFGTRNGICTSPPSTDHEYIKPRHQTFEYSWRKSRDVSPSSSGSEDSKSEGDVIIDTKCAEVPRSAESKSKATGFTLKPNSVKYEDILDRKFSLRGSLSKHENVQILKRGHCTEIILTNEARKNTVTPEILDEMTRLLDSVAANPRSSLVLFSSVGDYFCTGFDLKYLTDRINTNANVLELIKHCAASIRNFVNCLIDFPKPISASVQGPAIGLGCSILPHFDTVYASERAYFVTPYTEMGQTPEACSSYIFPRMLGHSLANNMLLNGVTLTAKEAKAAGLVSEVYTHDHLGRNVLPMLKHMTTKSRDAMMTTKELIRNSQRSRLKHVNQCEYIALKERWMDPETVKYIMRYIARQENK
- the LOC120333004 gene encoding testis-specific chromodomain protein Y 2-like isoform X1, whose product is MPRDSFFEVERLMNKRKYRNNRVEYLVRWKGYSKKYDTWEPLSNLQSCMDLVQDFNAVKRRTRPSSTLISSKEPSSSQPQERRLQQANGSSQSRPRRTIRKPIRALDSPPKAASDRSNSSRRSNASDSSRSSVVPRKRPNTQESATLLPKRTRLIRSLRQRRGRSSSPAPTRRYIRRPQDVQVSLTPMSSKALSNFLDTQKRGNFGTRNGICTSPPSTDHEYIKPRHQTFEYSWRKSRDVSPSSSGSEDSKSEGDVIIDTKCAEVPRSAESKSKATGFTLKPNSVKYEDILDRKFSLRGSLSKHENVQILKRGHCTEIILTNEARKNTVTPEILDEMTRLLDSVAANPRSSLVLFSSVGDYFCTGFDLKYLTDRINTNANVLELIKHCAASIRNFVNCLIDFPKPISASVQGPAIGLGCSILPHFDTVYASERAYFVTPYTEMGQTPEACSSYIFPRMLGHSLANNMLLNGVTLTAKEAKAAGLVSEVYTHDHLGRNVLPMLKHMTTKSRDAMMTTKELIRNSQRSRLKHVNQCEYIALKERWMDPETVKYIMRYIARQENK